The nucleotide window GCGGCGGTTAGTCACCCGGTTGATTTCTGTGATTCCGGTTCTGATTTGTGTGATGTTAACGAGTGGGAAGAGTGCCATTGCTGAACATGAAGCTCTTAACGACCTGATGAACAATTCGCAAGTCTTTCTGGCCTTTGCCCTACCGTTCTCCATGCTACCGTTATTGTTAATGACGGATAGTAAGTTGGAAATGGGACAACGATTCAAGAACACTCTGTGGGTTAAGATATTAGGCTGGATTTCTGTGTTAGCTCTGACCTACCTGAACTTGATTAACATGCCAGCATCCATTCAAGGTTTTTATGGGGATACGATTACAGCTGGCCAAAAGATTTTCGCGAACAATTTGGCTTACGCCCTGGACGCTGCGATTATTGCCATGTTGATTTGGACGGTTCTAGAATTACACCGTGGTAGTAAGCGGGTTGCCGCTCAGCTCCGTGCTGAACAGAATGCAACCACGAAAGAGGAGGCCTAACTAATGGCAACGACTTTTAAACGAATTTTAGTTGGCGTTGATGATTCAGCAGACGCCTTATTAGCCTTTGATTACGCAATTCATCAGGCAAAGAAGGACGATGCTGAGCTCGTCATTGTCTCCGTGTTGGAAAATGATGAAATGAACGTGTACCAGGCACTGGACAGTGATTACATCCACGGGGAACGGGATGCACTGAAGGAACACGTGAAAACCTATCAACAACAGGCTGAAGCAGCGGGCGTTACCAGGGTTAAGGTGATCGTCGCTGAGGGAGAACCTGGTGAAACAATTGTGAAGAATGTGATTCCTCACGTTGAACCGGATTTACTGGTCATTGGATCAATTGCCAAGAAAGGTGTTAGCCGACATTTTGGGAGCCAAGCAGCTTACATGGCCAAGTACGCCAAGATTTCGGTCATGGTGGTCCGTTAAACCTTACGAAAGTAAAATGACTTATCCGAAGTCGGTCAAGCTGGAAGTCCAGCCTGGCCGGCTTTTTGCGACTAATTGTTTGGTAGCAATGAGAAACTTCTTAAATGGGAGGGCAAACGGTACTTTTCGGGAGCGACTAGCCTTACACTTGCCGTGGCTCAGGTAAGGTGGGTCGTTAGGGGGAGTGATTGGATGGACAAGGAAAAGAAACATAAGTTGATTGAGTATGCCAATGGTCGGTCACTGGAAGAAATCAATGGCACGGTCAAGGTTCCCAAGGATCTGGGATTTTGGAAAACGTTGTTTGCTTATTCTGGACCTGGTGCGTTGGTTGCCGTGGGGTATATGGATCCTGGGAACTGGTCGACTTCCATTACTGGTGGCCAAAACTTTCAATATTTATTGATGTCTGTCATCTTGATGTCAAGTTTGATTGCGATGCTCTTACAGTACATGGCAGCTAAACTTGGCATCGTGAGTCAGATGGATTTGGCCCAAGCCATTCGGGCTCGAACCAGTAAGTCATTGGGCGTAGTTTTGTGGTTACTCACGGAGTTAGCCATTATGGCGACGGATATTGCCGAGGTCATTGGGGCAGCAATCGCGTTGTATCTGCTCTTTCACATTCCGTTGGTCATTGCCGTCTTTATCACGGTGTTCGATGTGCTGTTACTCTTGTTATTAACGAAGGTGGGATTCCGGAAGATTGAAGCAATTGTTGTTTGTTTGATCATGGTAATTTTGTTCGTCTTCGTTTATCAAGTTGCGCTGTCTAAGCCAGATTGGTTAGGGGTGGCCAAAGGATTGATTCCAACGACTAAGACGTTCTCCACGGGTACGCAGGTCAGTGGGATGACGCCGTTGAACGGAGCTTTGGGAATCATCGGTGCAACCGTCATGCCACATAACTTATACCTGCACTCGGCTATTTCTCAAACCCGGTCGATCGATCACAATGATGAAGACGATGTGGCGCGGACGGTTAAATTTGCAGGGCTGGATTCAAACATTCAGCTGACCTTTGCCTTCTTTGTCAACGCTTTACTTCTGATTATGGGGGTCGCGGTCTTCAAGACTGGCGCGGTCAAGGATCCATCGTTCTTCGGGCTGTTCCATGCCTTGTCAGACACTAGCACCATGAGCAACGGGTTGTTGAGTAGTGTTGCACGGACCGGTGTTTTGTCTACGCTGTTTGCAGTGGCCTTGTTAGCTTCCGGGCAAAATTCTACGATTACTGGGACGCTATCTGGGCAAGTTATCATGGAAGGTTTCGTCCACATGCGGATGCCCTTGTGGCTGCGGCGGCTGGTGACCCGGTTATTGTCCGTGATTCCCGTCTTGATCTGTGTCGTGTTGACCAGTGGTAAGAGCGACATTGCTGAACACGAGGCCCTCAACGACTTAATGAACAATTCACAAGTCTTTCTAGCGTTTGCGTTACCGTTCTCGATGTTACCGTTGCTGATGATGACGGATAGCAAGTTGGAAATGGGAGAACGGTTCAAGAATTCTTGGTGGCTAAAGATTCTGGGTTGGTTTTCCGTGATCAGCCTGACCTTTCTGAATATGGAAGGCTTGCCGGGTCAGGTCCAGGGCTTCTTTGGGAGCAATGTGACGGGCGACAAGTTGCTGCTGGCCAATGGCATTGCTTACGTATTGATTTTTGCAGTGTTGGCGTTGTTGACGTGGACGGTGGTCGATTTACACCGCGGTAATCGGCGACTGGCGGCAGCTAAAGCTAAGGATTTAGAGTAGGGGGAAGGATACATGCCAACAACTTTCAAAAGAATTTTAGTTGGGGTGGATGATTCGGCGGACGCCTTACTAGCCTTTGATTACGCGATTCATCAAGCGGTTCGGGATGAGGCGGAGCTAGTGATCGTGTCAGTCCTAGAAAATGAAACGATGAGTGTTTATCAAGTTTTGGACAATGACTATATTCATGGCGAATATGATGAATTGAAGGCGCACATTCAACGTTACCAGCAACAGGCTCGTGATGCTGGGGTTAAGCATGTGCGGATGATGATTGCGGAGGGTGAGCCCGGTGAAACGATCGTTAAGGATGTGATTCCCCAGGTGCAGCCAGATATTTTGGTGGTCGGATCGATTGCTAAGAAGGGTGTCAGTCGGCACTTTGGCAGTCAAGCGGCCTACATGGCCAAGTACGCACCCGTTTCGGTATTAGTCGTCCGGTAGTCTTATTAGAAAAAACACGTCGTAAAAATCAGATCACCTGATTTTTACGACGTGCTTTTGTTTAATAACTATCGCCATTCAAGATGGAACTCTTAACGATGACGTAGTCGACCGTTCGAATATCCAAGAGATTACGACCGCCCGCGTAGGAAATAGAGGATTGTAGGTCCTCTTTCATAGCGTTGAGCGTGTTCGCAATATCACCACGGAATGGGACCAACATTTGCTTACCTTCGACGTTACGGTAGGCGCCCTTTTGTTTTTCAGAGGCGGAACCCCAGTATTGCTTGAAGGTCCGACCGTCGATGGTCAGTAAACTACCAGGGGATTGTTCGTGACCGGCCAGCATTGAACCAATCATGACCATGCTAGCGCCAAATCGAACTGACTTAGCGATGTCCCCGTTATACCGGATACCACCGTCGGCAATGATTGGCTTGCGGGCAGCCTTGGCACATAGCCGTAGGGCTGCTAGTTGCCAACCACCAGTCCCGAATCCGGTCTTGAGCTTCGTGATGCAGGCCTTACCAGGACCAATACCAACTTTAGTAGCGTCGGCACCAGCATTTTCCAGTTCACGGACAGCTTCGGGGGTACCAACGTTACCGGCAATGACGAAACTGTTTGGCAGGTGTGTTTTGATTTGCTTGATCATACGAATCACCGCGTCACTATGGCCGTGAGCAATGTCGATGGTAATGTATTCTGGCACCAAGTTAGCAGCGGCTAACTCTTCGATAAAAGCTTGTTCGTCGGGTTTAACCCCAACACTAATGGATGCAAAGAGTGATTTTTCATGCATCCGTTCGATAAACCCGCGTCGTTCCTCGGGTTGGAATCGGTGCATCACGTAAAAATAATCATGTTGCGCTAGCCAAACCGCCAACGGTTCATTGATCACCGTTTCCATATTGGCCGGTACGACGGGAATTTTAAACCGGTGGGGGCCAAATTCAATGCTGGTATCGGCTTCGCTACGGCTTTCAATGATACATTTATTAGGAATTAATTGGATGTCTTCGTAATCAAATACTTCAGCAGGATGCATGTGGGTCACTCCTTGTACTTAGTTAGGTTAGGCGTTCCAGACGTCTTGTAAAATGTTGGTTTGTTCCCGGTCCGGGCCGACGGAAAGGGTAGCCAGGTCAACACCGACTAATTCAGCTAAACGCTTCACGTAGTTTTGCGCGTTAACGGGCAGTTCTTCAACGGAATGACAGTGGGTGATGTCTTCCGTCCAGCCAGGGAATTCTTCATAGATTGGTTGACAAGCGTCCAGGTCGACCAAACTGGCTGGATAGTGGTAGATGGTTTCGCCGTTTAATTCGTAGGCAGTACATAACTTCAGGGTCTTTAACCCGGTTAAGACGTCTAAACAGTTCAATGAAAGACTGGTTAAGCCAGAAACCCGCTTGGCGTGACGGAGGACAACACTATCGAACCAACCGATTCGGCGAGGTCGTTTTGTGACCGTTCCGTATTCATGGCCAACTTCGCGAATTGTATCGCCAATTTCGTCAAATAATTCAGTTGGGAATGGCCCGTCACCAACTCGGGAGGTATAAGCTTTGCAAACACCGACAACGTGGTCGATTTTAGTAGGGCCGACACCGGAACCGATGGTAACGCCACCAGCAACCGGGTTGGATGACGTAACGAATGGGTAAGTTCCGTGGTCAATATCGAGCATAACGCCTTGAGCACCTTCAAAGAGGACGTTCTTGCCAGCGTCGATAGCGTCATTGATGACAACGGAGGTGTCGGTGACATGGTTTTTGATTTGTTGCCCGAGGGCGTAGTATTTATTGAAGACTTCATCAAAGTCTAAAGGTTCTTCATCATATAATTTGGTTAAAACATTGTTCTTTTCGATTAAGTTTTGGCGTAGCTTGTCCGCAAAGATATCGTGGTCCAATAAGTCGGCCACCCGAATACCAATTCGTTCAGCCTTGTCCATGTAGGCAGGGCCGATTCCCTTGTTCGTGGTCCCAATCTTGTTTTCCTTAGCCTTTTCTTGGGCCTGATCTAACAGGATATGGTAGGGCAAGATGACGTGGGCCCGGTTAGAGATTCGTAAATTATCGGTTGCGACGCCATGTTCGTTAAGGTAGGCCAATTCTTCAATTAAAGATTCTGGATTTAAGACGACACCGTTACCAATCACGCTGGTCTTGTCGGCGTAGAAGATCCCTGAAGGAATCAAGCGTAACTTGAACGTCTGACCATTGAAGACGATGGTATGACCGGCATTGTCACCACCTTGGTAGCGGGCAATGACATCAGCCTTCTCACTTAGAAAATCCGTGATCTTTCCTTTACCTTCATCGCCCCATTGACTACCAACTACTACTGTTGATGACATTGCAAACACCTCATCGTTATTATTTGCTCGGCCGAACGCCCAGCAGAAATAAGTGTATCAAGTTCGTGTGAGAAAAGCAAGCAAAAAACGAACAATTATTTATTTATGTTAGGTTAAAGTTCTTTTAATTAAGGGAAACAACTAATTATATAAAGATACGAAGGTGAAATAACTAGCTAAAGTAGGATGTTCTGTGATATGATTGTTTGTGGAGAAAAAAGCGAATAAAGTCTTTAATGTTCGGGTTTTACCTGAATTCACGGGAGGAAAACACTATGTTAGAGCGCTATACCCGACCAGAGATGGGCAAAATCTGGTCCCTTGAAAATCAATACCGATCCTGGTTAGCTGTTGAAATTGCCATTGACGAAGCTTGGGCGCAGTTAGGCGAAGTACCAGTTGCAGATGTGCAAAAAATCCGAGATAATGCCAAATTTGATGTTGATCGGATTGCTGAGATCGAAGCCGTGACGCACCATGATATTGTGGCCTTCACGCGTAACGTTTCTGAGTCCCTAGGTGCTGAACGCAAGTGGATTCATTTTGGTGTGACGAGTACTGATGTGGTCGATACGGCTCAGGGGTACCGATTGAAGCAAGCTAATGCGGTCTTGCGTCAGGATTTGGTGGCCATCATCGCGACGTTAAAGCGATTGGCACTTCAATATAAAGAGACGGTCATGATTGGTCGGACGCATGGTATTCAAGCGGAACCCACGACATTTGGGTTAAAGTTAGCTCGATTTTACGCTGAAATGCAACGCAATCTGGAACGATTTGACCGGGCCGCCGCTGCCGTTGAGACTGGTAAAATTAGTGGGGCCGTTGGAACGTTTGCCAACGTACCACCAGAAGTTGAGGCTTTCGTCTGTGACCAGTTAGGTATCAGTGCGCAGCCTGTTGCTAGTCAAGTGTTGCCACGGGATCTACATGCCGATTACATTGCCACGTTGGCCTTGGTTGGGACTGGGGTCGAGAATATCGCGACGGAGATTCGGAGCCTCCAGCGTTCGGAGATCC belongs to Levilactobacillus yonginensis and includes:
- a CDS encoding universal stress protein; translation: MATTFKRILVGVDDSADALLAFDYAIHQAKKDDAELVIVSVLENDEMNVYQALDSDYIHGERDALKEHVKTYQQQAEAAGVTRVKVIVAEGEPGETIVKNVIPHVEPDLLVIGSIAKKGVSRHFGSQAAYMAKYAKISVMVVR
- a CDS encoding Nramp family divalent metal transporter, which produces MDKEKKHKLIEYANGRSLEEINGTVKVPKDLGFWKTLFAYSGPGALVAVGYMDPGNWSTSITGGQNFQYLLMSVILMSSLIAMLLQYMAAKLGIVSQMDLAQAIRARTSKSLGVVLWLLTELAIMATDIAEVIGAAIALYLLFHIPLVIAVFITVFDVLLLLLLTKVGFRKIEAIVVCLIMVILFVFVYQVALSKPDWLGVAKGLIPTTKTFSTGTQVSGMTPLNGALGIIGATVMPHNLYLHSAISQTRSIDHNDEDDVARTVKFAGLDSNIQLTFAFFVNALLLIMGVAVFKTGAVKDPSFFGLFHALSDTSTMSNGLLSSVARTGVLSTLFAVALLASGQNSTITGTLSGQVIMEGFVHMRMPLWLRRLVTRLLSVIPVLICVVLTSGKSDIAEHEALNDLMNNSQVFLAFALPFSMLPLLMMTDSKLEMGERFKNSWWLKILGWFSVISLTFLNMEGLPGQVQGFFGSNVTGDKLLLANGIAYVLIFAVLALLTWTVVDLHRGNRRLAAAKAKDLE
- a CDS encoding universal stress protein — protein: MPTTFKRILVGVDDSADALLAFDYAIHQAVRDEAELVIVSVLENETMSVYQVLDNDYIHGEYDELKAHIQRYQQQARDAGVKHVRMMIAEGEPGETIVKDVIPQVQPDILVVGSIAKKGVSRHFGSQAAYMAKYAPVSVLVVR
- a CDS encoding GMP reductase, with amino-acid sequence MHPAEVFDYEDIQLIPNKCIIESRSEADTSIEFGPHRFKIPVVPANMETVINEPLAVWLAQHDYFYVMHRFQPEERRGFIERMHEKSLFASISVGVKPDEQAFIEELAAANLVPEYITIDIAHGHSDAVIRMIKQIKTHLPNSFVIAGNVGTPEAVRELENAGADATKVGIGPGKACITKLKTGFGTGGWQLAALRLCAKAARKPIIADGGIRYNGDIAKSVRFGASMVMIGSMLAGHEQSPGSLLTIDGRTFKQYWGSASEKQKGAYRNVEGKQMLVPFRGDIANTLNAMKEDLQSSISYAGGRNLLDIRTVDYVIVKSSILNGDSY
- a CDS encoding adenylosuccinate synthase, translating into MSSTVVVGSQWGDEGKGKITDFLSEKADVIARYQGGDNAGHTIVFNGQTFKLRLIPSGIFYADKTSVIGNGVVLNPESLIEELAYLNEHGVATDNLRISNRAHVILPYHILLDQAQEKAKENKIGTTNKGIGPAYMDKAERIGIRVADLLDHDIFADKLRQNLIEKNNVLTKLYDEEPLDFDEVFNKYYALGQQIKNHVTDTSVVINDAIDAGKNVLFEGAQGVMLDIDHGTYPFVTSSNPVAGGVTIGSGVGPTKIDHVVGVCKAYTSRVGDGPFPTELFDEIGDTIREVGHEYGTVTKRPRRIGWFDSVVLRHAKRVSGLTSLSLNCLDVLTGLKTLKLCTAYELNGETIYHYPASLVDLDACQPIYEEFPGWTEDITHCHSVEELPVNAQNYVKRLAELVGVDLATLSVGPDREQTNILQDVWNA
- the purB gene encoding adenylosuccinate lyase; this translates as MLERYTRPEMGKIWSLENQYRSWLAVEIAIDEAWAQLGEVPVADVQKIRDNAKFDVDRIAEIEAVTHHDIVAFTRNVSESLGAERKWIHFGVTSTDVVDTAQGYRLKQANAVLRQDLVAIIATLKRLALQYKETVMIGRTHGIQAEPTTFGLKLARFYAEMQRNLERFDRAAAAVETGKISGAVGTFANVPPEVEAFVCDQLGISAQPVASQVLPRDLHADYIATLALVGTGVENIATEIRSLQRSEIHEVEEHFNPGQKGSSAMPHKRNPIGSENVTGLARVLRGTMVTAYEDVSLWHERDISHSSAERMILPESTTLLDYMLHRMNSILSNLDVFPETMKANMGRTYGLIYSQRLLLKLIESGLSREAAYDLVQPLTAQAWDEQRQFRPLVEAKTEITDRLTPEQIADAFDYHLRRVDFIFQRLGLTK